One candidate division WOR-3 bacterium genomic region harbors:
- a CDS encoding T9SS type A sorting domain-containing protein, with the protein MIDKKVNCVLVFTAMLVMATVGSATEIENQASTTNTVYLELSRESVPVLIPMRQEFVDSFERSAIAPWTTGGDVASGLWGMRDTTDNYGPQAPAWDGYRYPGHPSTDVAVYPSPGANPGYLTWIATPTIDITGWPAFYLSFSYWADLEGAATNFDGAIVEISSNSGSTWAQVDPAAAGHLNPTYDSPLANTGQLLTAWAYCYSTNPDWVNVSSEDLVSLGYVSPGNQVQVRFTFAYDALSGGQGFFIDDVRIADSPPPDLVPPNIVHTPLADTADTVNNYTVTATITDPGTGVNTDSVVLYYQVEGSSGVTIPMVSTGTNIYEADIPAQSWHTDIWYRVRAADNAGNWGQTALLNFEVTNARTIIYDDGQPNYAPLVVTPGDGCFTRFEFTDVGIDSGLLHQVKFLFEGPGTVDIRVYQAVGAAAPGPFIDSIAGFESPGYQWSTIDLTDLNISTANPYGIFVGYIIGPGDSVGLLRDVAVDYVGQMWNYQGSLWTPEASGDFMMRLKVIPLDEPGIDENSSKALSTFNLAQIVPSPMKTAGIISYQLPNAQNVSLTVYDVSGKLIRTLVDQRVEAGTHSVVWDSRDNTGKQVASGVYFYQLQGEDQRVTKKLIVVR; encoded by the coding sequence ATGATTGACAAAAAGGTCAATTGTGTGTTGGTATTCACCGCCATGCTGGTTATGGCGACCGTCGGAAGTGCTACTGAAATCGAAAATCAAGCAAGCACCACCAACACTGTATATCTTGAGCTATCACGTGAATCAGTCCCGGTGTTGATCCCGATGCGACAGGAGTTCGTCGACAGTTTTGAGCGGTCGGCCATCGCACCATGGACAACGGGCGGTGATGTAGCATCAGGGCTGTGGGGAATGAGAGATACTACTGATAACTATGGACCGCAGGCTCCGGCATGGGACGGATACAGGTATCCTGGCCATCCGTCAACTGACGTGGCAGTCTACCCATCACCAGGCGCAAACCCAGGCTACCTTACCTGGATTGCGACACCAACTATTGATATTACCGGCTGGCCTGCATTCTATCTTTCGTTCAGCTACTGGGCTGATCTGGAAGGTGCAGCGACGAATTTCGATGGCGCGATCGTCGAGATTTCCTCCAACAGTGGTAGTACGTGGGCACAGGTCGACCCGGCAGCAGCAGGGCATCTAAATCCCACTTACGATTCACCGCTGGCGAATACCGGCCAATTGCTCACTGCCTGGGCTTACTGCTACTCGACAAACCCGGACTGGGTCAACGTCAGTTCTGAGGACCTGGTCTCTTTAGGTTATGTTTCACCGGGTAATCAAGTACAGGTCCGCTTCACTTTCGCATACGACGCGCTTTCGGGCGGGCAGGGGTTCTTCATCGATGATGTCAGGATCGCTGACTCACCGCCGCCGGATTTGGTGCCACCGAACATCGTTCACACACCGCTGGCTGATACTGCCGACACCGTGAACAACTATACGGTTACGGCTACGATAACTGATCCAGGTACCGGTGTGAATACCGATTCTGTGGTCTTATACTACCAGGTCGAAGGCAGTTCAGGGGTCACCATACCCATGGTGAGTACAGGCACGAATATCTATGAAGCCGATATTCCGGCGCAGAGTTGGCACACTGACATATGGTACCGCGTACGCGCCGCCGATAACGCCGGCAACTGGGGACAGACCGCACTGCTCAATTTCGAGGTGACCAATGCCAGAACCATAATCTATGATGACGGTCAGCCTAACTATGCTCCGTTGGTGGTGACACCAGGAGATGGCTGCTTTACACGATTCGAATTTACAGATGTTGGCATTGATAGCGGTCTGCTGCACCAGGTCAAGTTCTTGTTCGAGGGTCCCGGCACCGTTGACATCCGTGTCTACCAGGCAGTTGGCGCTGCGGCTCCAGGCCCGTTCATCGACTCGATCGCTGGGTTTGAATCACCAGGGTATCAATGGTCGACCATCGACCTGACTGACCTCAACATCAGCACGGCCAATCCCTACGGGATATTTGTCGGATATATCATTGGACCGGGAGACTCGGTGGGCCTGCTTCGTGATGTAGCAGTTGATTACGTCGGGCAGATGTGGAACTACCAGGGTAGCCTCTGGACACCAGAGGCTTCTGGTGATTTCATGATGCGCCTGAAGGTCATTCCGCTCGACGAACCTGGTATCGACGAGAACAGCAGCAAAGCACTGTCTACTTTCAACCTTGCTCAGATTGTGCCGAGCCCGATGAAGACAGCCGGCATTATCTCATACCAGTTACCGAACGCACAGAATGTATCGCTCACGGTTTACGACGTATCAGGGAAACTGATTAGGACACTGGTTGACCAGCGCGTCGAAGCAGGCACACATAGTGTTGTCTGGGACAGCCGTGACAATACTGGAAAACAGGTTGCTAGTGGCGTCTACTTCTACCAACTACAGGGTGAAGATCAGAGAGTAACAAAGAAACTGATCGTCGTACGCTAA
- the glmM gene encoding phosphoglucosamine mutase: MALKFSISGLRGVVDRDLNPDVVFKYARSYGGFVDSGHVIIGRDTRESGNPYRKAVIQGLRSVGCRVTDLGIVPTPTVLFMVRKMRAKGGIVITASHNPMQWNALKFVSSQGLFLNERQFKRFADSIMESGEPVRHKKQKVELFKSGLQEHIRKIVSKVKPLQSPFRVAVDAVNGAGSVGLPRVLEEMGCKVFRLNCRFSPVFPRRPEPTRENIGALSRFVKRCKLDIGFACDPDCDRIAVVDEKGRAIGEENSLVLATDYILSRKKGGVVTNLSTTALMDFVARKHNARLYRTRVGEANVVSKMKSAAAVIGGEGNGGIIYPALNFTRDAMVGAALIMKFVEKSGVSISEIMAGYPQYFIIKKKLILSKERFEEKKQTIVDAFRGKLDYTDGLKIISDEYWIHIRPSQTEHVVRIIGESRDRTQIENYMTRVKNILYRG; this comes from the coding sequence ATTTGTTGACTCAGGGCATGTCATTATCGGGCGGGATACTCGCGAATCCGGTAATCCCTATCGTAAGGCAGTCATACAGGGTCTACGGTCTGTAGGATGTCGGGTTACTGATCTTGGAATCGTCCCCACGCCGACCGTACTATTTATGGTAAGAAAAATGAGGGCGAAGGGCGGTATTGTGATCACGGCAAGCCATAATCCAATGCAGTGGAATGCTCTGAAATTTGTATCATCACAAGGCCTTTTCCTGAATGAAAGGCAGTTCAAAAGGTTTGCTGATAGCATTATGGAGAGCGGCGAGCCGGTACGCCACAAAAAACAGAAGGTGGAGTTATTTAAATCGGGTCTTCAGGAACACATACGAAAAATAGTATCAAAAGTCAAACCCCTGCAAAGCCCATTCCGCGTCGCTGTTGACGCGGTAAACGGAGCTGGTTCGGTCGGATTGCCTCGGGTGCTGGAAGAAATGGGCTGCAAGGTATTCCGGCTGAATTGCCGTTTTTCACCTGTCTTTCCACGCCGGCCAGAACCGACCCGGGAAAACATTGGTGCCCTGAGCCGTTTCGTCAAGAGATGCAAATTGGACATCGGGTTCGCGTGCGACCCGGACTGTGACCGTATCGCGGTTGTCGATGAGAAAGGACGGGCGATCGGTGAGGAGAATTCCCTCGTGCTTGCTACGGACTATATTCTGAGCCGCAAAAAGGGTGGCGTGGTGACCAATCTTTCCACCACCGCGCTGATGGATTTCGTTGCCCGTAAACATAATGCCCGTTTGTATCGCACGAGAGTGGGCGAGGCGAATGTAGTGTCAAAGATGAAATCGGCGGCGGCAGTCATTGGCGGAGAAGGTAATGGTGGTATCATCTATCCTGCACTTAACTTCACACGCGACGCTATGGTCGGCGCTGCTCTGATCATGAAATTTGTGGAAAAATCCGGGGTTTCTATATCAGAAATAATGGCCGGTTATCCTCAATATTTTATCATCAAGAAAAAATTGATCTTGAGCAAAGAGCGGTTCGAAGAAAAAAAGCAGACTATCGTCGATGCATTTCGCGGCAAACTGGATTATACTGATGGGCTGAAGATAATCAGCGATGAATATTGGATCCACATAAGGCCGTCCCAGACCGAACATGTCGTAAGGATCATCGGGGAATCAAGAGATAGAACACAGATCGAAAACTACATGACTAGAGTAAAGAACATACTCTACCGGGGATAG